The following are encoded together in the Nocardioides okcheonensis genome:
- a CDS encoding helix-turn-helix transcriptional regulator, protein MHNRLKALREEAGLSQAECADALGVSRQTVISIEKGHFDPRLSLAFRISRLFDVAVDEAFTPDD, encoded by the coding sequence ATGCACAACCGGCTCAAGGCCCTGCGCGAGGAGGCCGGGCTCTCGCAGGCGGAGTGCGCGGACGCGCTCGGCGTGTCCCGCCAGACGGTGATCTCGATCGAGAAGGGGCACTTCGACCCCCGCCTCTCGCTGGCCTTCCGGATCAGCCGCCTCTTCGACGTCGCCGTCGACGAGGCGTTCACCCCCGACGACTGA
- a CDS encoding DinB family protein, translating to MSFDDMWLPADQDPRMADLQPTRGEKECLVGYLEHYRQTLALKCDGLDAQQLALKAVPPSNISLLGLVRHMARVEQSWFRRVIEGRMEIPRIFQDEDAGFDLPAVDDELVRASHELWQGEIAYAREVLDRTDLDAVVDVHGEPTEVRDIVVHMVEEYARHCGHADLVRECVDGRTGQ from the coding sequence ATGAGCTTCGACGACATGTGGCTGCCCGCCGACCAGGACCCCCGGATGGCGGACCTCCAGCCCACCCGCGGCGAGAAGGAGTGCCTCGTGGGCTACCTCGAGCACTACCGCCAGACCCTCGCCCTCAAGTGCGACGGGCTCGACGCGCAGCAGCTGGCGCTGAAGGCGGTGCCGCCGTCGAACATCTCGCTGCTCGGCCTCGTGCGCCACATGGCCCGGGTGGAGCAGAGCTGGTTCCGGCGGGTCATCGAGGGCCGGATGGAGATCCCGCGGATCTTCCAGGACGAGGACGCGGGCTTCGACCTCCCGGCCGTCGACGACGAGCTGGTCCGTGCCTCCCACGAGCTCTGGCAGGGCGAGATCGCGTACGCCCGGGAGGTCCTCGACCGCACCGACCTCGACGCGGTCGTGGACGTCCACGGCGAGCCGACCGAGGTCCGCGACATCGTCGTGCACATGGTCGAGGAGTACGCCCGCCACTGCGGGCACGCCGACCTCGTGCGCGAGTGCGTCGACGGCCGCACCGGGCAGTAG
- the dapD gene encoding 2,3,4,5-tetrahydropyridine-2,6-dicarboxylate N-succinyltransferase, producing the protein MTAASGYGLLTLHGDTVLDAWFPSPVLGATEGGPSEELAHLDGGEDDLRGVTRVVRLVEIADLDAPPVSTEDVWLRLHLLSHRLVKPHGVNLEGIFGLLANVVWTSAGPCAVEGFEQVRAKLRTVVPGHVVQVFGVDKFPRMTDYVLPTGVRIADADRVRLGAHLAEGTTVMHEGFVNFNAGTLGASMVEGRISAGVVVGDGSDVGGGSSIMGTLSGGGKETISIGQRCLLGANAGIGISLGDDCVVEAGCYVTAGTKVTVKDLDGKPQVVKAATLSGADNVLFRRNSVSGAVEAVPWKGDGIALNAALHAN; encoded by the coding sequence GTGACTGCTGCTTCCGGCTACGGCCTGCTGACCCTCCACGGCGACACCGTCCTCGACGCGTGGTTCCCCTCCCCCGTGCTCGGCGCGACCGAGGGCGGCCCGAGCGAGGAGCTCGCGCACCTCGACGGCGGCGAGGACGACCTGCGCGGCGTCACCCGCGTCGTACGCCTCGTGGAGATCGCCGACCTCGACGCCCCGCCGGTGAGCACCGAGGACGTCTGGCTGCGGCTGCACCTGCTCTCCCACCGGCTCGTGAAGCCCCACGGCGTCAACCTCGAGGGCATCTTCGGCCTGCTCGCCAACGTCGTGTGGACCTCCGCCGGGCCGTGCGCGGTCGAGGGCTTCGAGCAGGTGCGCGCCAAGCTGCGCACGGTCGTCCCGGGCCACGTCGTCCAGGTCTTCGGCGTCGACAAGTTCCCCCGGATGACCGACTACGTCCTGCCCACCGGCGTCCGCATCGCCGACGCCGACCGGGTGCGCCTCGGCGCCCACCTGGCCGAGGGCACGACGGTCATGCACGAGGGCTTCGTCAACTTCAACGCCGGCACGCTCGGCGCCTCGATGGTCGAGGGCCGCATCTCCGCCGGCGTGGTCGTCGGCGACGGCTCCGACGTCGGCGGCGGCTCCTCGATCATGGGCACGCTCTCGGGCGGTGGCAAGGAGACGATCTCGATCGGCCAGCGGTGCCTGCTCGGCGCCAACGCCGGCATCGGCATCTCGCTCGGCGACGACTGCGTCGTCGAGGCGGGCTGCTACGTCACGGCCGGCACCAAGGTGACCGTGAAGGACCTCGACGGCAAGCCGCAGGTCGTCAAGGCCGCCACGCTCTCGGGCGCCGACAACGTGCTGTTCCGCCGCAACTCGGTGTCCGGTGCCGTCGAGGCCGTGCCGTGGAAGGGCGACGGCATCGCGCTCAACGCGGCACTGCACGCCAACTAG